Proteins encoded together in one Flavobacteriales bacterium window:
- a CDS encoding CotH kinase family protein — protein MRGRILLLAVAIGAVLQARPQSDLFDAGVVHEIRMTFVEADWRSQLEDLYTQGENGRLTGQVSIDGTVLQGCGVRFKGYSSYSSGRMKNPFNIDLNHTIGGQDYQGQKKIKLSNVFQDPSFLREVLTYEIARDYMPASRASYANVFVNDTLQGLYVLTEDVSNDFLKAHFGEDNGAFVKGNPPTVDLTGDNCNLSDAPGPDSAGYYSLYEMQSAHGWGHLLELIDALNANPQRIDTVLNVDRALWMHALNYALINFDSYVGYAQNYYLYRDTDGLWNTIPWDMNMSFGAFRLSDASTYWNGFSVTQAASIDPLSHFNGVSVSERPLMRSLFEDPMHRRMYLAHIRAIIEEHFVDGGIYQLAEQLRTLIGPHVQADTNKFYSYQGFLDNLADPVSFTIAYPGIASLMTSRNAYLQTVPGYTGQPAIGWPQSAPVDISVGEAVTITSAISGADSAIIAYRFAERGSFERIAMLDDGAHGDGAAGDGVYGAAFLAESNLIEYYIYAENATAGEFSPRGAAYKTHRIFTRLAPGDLVINEVMADNRTQPDASGSTGDWIELFNASDAVITTNGLCLSDDPADVQKWYMPAFTLAPGEYLIIWADDREWVDDYHASFKLDAEGESLTLAYDADHIMDQVGYGAQYPIYSWARSPNATGGFTRMPPTFKAYNQPTVGLDPDASFQLWPNPGSTDVFAFIDRDGDFVVEVFRSDGRRVAGPAALASRQLIELRTFALAAGHYTLRATFDDAALSKPFLIIP, from the coding sequence ATGCGAGGCAGGATCCTTCTATTGGCCGTGGCTATCGGGGCCGTGCTTCAGGCGCGTCCGCAGTCCGATCTATTCGACGCGGGCGTTGTACATGAGATCCGCATGACCTTCGTCGAAGCGGATTGGCGATCGCAGTTGGAGGACCTCTACACGCAGGGCGAGAATGGCAGGCTCACCGGCCAGGTCTCCATCGACGGCACGGTGCTGCAAGGTTGCGGGGTCCGGTTCAAGGGCTACAGTTCCTATAGCTCAGGCCGCATGAAGAACCCGTTCAACATCGACCTGAACCACACCATAGGCGGCCAGGATTACCAGGGCCAGAAGAAGATCAAGCTCAGCAACGTGTTCCAGGACCCCTCGTTCCTGCGCGAAGTGCTCACCTATGAGATCGCTCGCGACTACATGCCCGCTTCCCGGGCCAGCTACGCCAACGTTTTCGTGAACGACACGCTGCAAGGCCTCTATGTGCTGACGGAGGATGTGTCGAACGATTTCCTCAAGGCCCATTTCGGGGAGGATAACGGTGCCTTCGTCAAAGGCAACCCGCCCACGGTGGACCTCACGGGCGACAATTGCAACCTGAGCGACGCCCCCGGACCAGACAGTGCCGGGTACTATTCGCTCTATGAGATGCAGAGCGCGCACGGCTGGGGCCACTTGCTTGAGCTGATCGATGCGCTGAATGCGAATCCGCAGCGGATCGATACCGTGCTGAATGTGGATCGCGCCCTATGGATGCATGCACTCAACTACGCGCTCATCAATTTCGACAGCTACGTGGGCTACGCGCAGAACTACTACCTCTACCGCGACACCGACGGCCTATGGAACACCATCCCGTGGGACATGAACATGAGTTTCGGTGCATTCCGGCTCTCTGATGCGAGCACCTATTGGAACGGATTCAGCGTGACGCAGGCGGCGAGCATCGATCCGCTGAGCCATTTCAACGGCGTGAGCGTTTCAGAGCGGCCGCTGATGCGAAGCCTGTTCGAGGATCCCATGCACCGACGGATGTACCTCGCGCACATCCGCGCCATCATCGAGGAACATTTCGTGGACGGAGGCATCTATCAGCTCGCCGAGCAGCTGCGCACCCTCATCGGACCTCATGTGCAGGCCGATACGAACAAGTTCTACAGCTACCAAGGCTTCCTCGACAACCTGGCCGACCCGGTGAGCTTCACCATCGCGTATCCGGGCATCGCATCGCTCATGACCAGCCGCAATGCCTACCTGCAGACGGTGCCTGGATACACGGGCCAGCCTGCGATCGGCTGGCCTCAGAGCGCGCCCGTGGATATCAGCGTTGGTGAGGCGGTCACCATCACCAGTGCGATCTCGGGTGCGGACAGCGCCATCATCGCTTACCGCTTCGCTGAGCGCGGGAGCTTCGAACGCATCGCGATGCTCGACGATGGCGCGCATGGCGATGGGGCCGCGGGCGATGGCGTCTATGGGGCGGCCTTCCTCGCCGAGTCGAACCTGATCGAGTACTACATCTATGCGGAGAATGCAACGGCCGGTGAATTCTCTCCGCGCGGCGCTGCCTACAAGACGCACCGCATCTTCACGCGGCTCGCTCCCGGCGACTTGGTGATCAATGAGGTGATGGCCGATAACCGGACGCAGCCCGATGCGTCCGGGAGCACCGGCGATTGGATCGAGCTGTTCAACGCAAGTGATGCGGTGATCACGACCAACGGCCTTTGCCTCAGTGATGATCCCGCTGACGTGCAGAAGTGGTACATGCCCGCATTCACGCTTGCGCCCGGCGAGTACCTCATCATCTGGGCCGATGACCGCGAATGGGTGGACGACTACCACGCGAGCTTCAAGCTCGATGCGGAAGGGGAGAGCCTCACTTTGGCTTACGATGCGGATCACATCATGGATCAGGTGGGCTACGGAGCCCAATACCCGATATACAGCTGGGCCCGTTCACCCAATGCGACCGGCGGCTTCACTCGCATGCCCCCGACCTTCAAGGCCTACAACCAGCCAACTGTCGGTCTCGATCCTGATGCCTCCTTTCAGCTCTGGCCGAACCCCGGCAGCACCGATGTCTTCGCGTTCATCGATCGCGACGGCGACTTCGTGGTGGAGGTGTTCCGTTCCGATGGCCGACGCGTGGCCGGGCCGGCTGCACTTGCCAGCCGCCAATTGATCGAACTGCGCACCTTTGCCCTGGCTGCCGGGCACTACACACTGCGAGCCACCTTCGACGATGCCGCGTTGAGCAAACCATTCCTCATCATCCCATGA
- a CDS encoding peptidylprolyl isomerase, whose translation MRSKRLEILALAAAMPLALLAQPQSLMIDKVVAVVGREALLRSDVLGKLEQARQAGAPSDGLECAMLDELLYEKLLVEQGKLDSVNVDEAQVNSELDRRIRYFSQQIGGDRKLEEYYGKSIAEIKDDFRKQVHDQLLMQQVQQRITAEVSLTPRDVKRFFERIPEDSIPYVGTEVEFSVILRVPKASEDEVRRVRRKMEEYREAIVKKEKDFCVLAMAYSEDPGSAKDCGELGMVPPGVMVPEFDAVAMSLKDGEVSNVFSTQFGWHFMQMVERRGEQYNARHVLMIPKVSPADLLRERDRLDSVRTAVIAGTLDFGEAALAMSDDEESKGNRGLMVEPNANSTRWDLKAIDQQTFFVLDRLKPGEVSEPQVIINPDGSKAYRLLKLLSRSEPHRANLRDDYRLIHQAAEARKRQESVDRWVSERSATTYIRIDPEYQECPFTHPWNPPATGQRP comes from the coding sequence ATGCGATCGAAGCGCCTTGAAATCCTCGCGCTCGCCGCTGCGATGCCTTTGGCGCTGCTCGCGCAGCCCCAGTCGCTGATGATCGACAAGGTCGTGGCGGTGGTGGGCCGCGAAGCGTTGCTGCGCTCCGATGTGCTCGGAAAGCTGGAGCAGGCGCGTCAAGCAGGTGCTCCGTCGGACGGATTGGAATGCGCGATGCTCGATGAGCTGCTCTACGAGAAGCTGCTGGTTGAGCAAGGCAAGCTCGACAGCGTGAACGTGGATGAGGCGCAGGTGAACTCGGAGCTCGACCGCCGCATCCGCTATTTCTCCCAGCAGATCGGTGGCGACCGCAAGCTTGAGGAATACTACGGCAAGAGCATCGCCGAGATCAAGGACGATTTCCGAAAGCAGGTGCACGATCAATTGCTCATGCAGCAGGTGCAGCAGCGCATCACCGCGGAGGTGAGCCTCACCCCGCGCGATGTGAAGCGTTTCTTCGAGCGCATACCCGAGGACAGCATCCCATACGTGGGCACCGAGGTGGAGTTCTCCGTCATCCTTCGGGTGCCCAAGGCCAGCGAAGACGAAGTGAGGCGCGTGCGAAGGAAGATGGAAGAGTACCGGGAAGCCATCGTGAAGAAAGAGAAGGACTTCTGCGTGCTGGCCATGGCCTACTCCGAGGACCCAGGGTCGGCCAAGGATTGCGGCGAACTCGGCATGGTGCCGCCTGGAGTGATGGTGCCCGAATTCGATGCCGTGGCCATGAGCCTGAAGGATGGCGAGGTGAGCAATGTGTTCTCCACGCAGTTCGGATGGCACTTCATGCAGATGGTGGAGCGACGGGGCGAGCAGTACAATGCGCGTCATGTGCTCATGATCCCCAAGGTCTCACCTGCCGACCTGCTGCGCGAACGCGACCGCTTGGATAGCGTGCGAACGGCCGTGATCGCCGGCACGCTCGATTTCGGTGAGGCCGCGCTTGCCATGAGCGATGATGAGGAGAGCAAGGGCAACCGGGGACTGATGGTGGAGCCCAACGCGAATTCGACCCGATGGGACCTGAAGGCCATCGACCAGCAGACCTTCTTCGTCCTTGACCGGCTGAAGCCCGGTGAGGTGAGCGAGCCCCAGGTTATCATCAATCCCGATGGAAGCAAGGCCTACCGCCTGCTCAAGCTCTTGAGCCGCAGTGAGCCGCACCGGGCCAATCTGCGCGATGATTACCGCCTGATCCATCAAGCCGCCGAAGCGCGCAAGCGCCAGGAGAGCGTGGATCGGTGGGTGAGCGAACGGAGCGCAACCACCTACATCCGGATCGACCCCGAATACCAGGAGTGTCCATTCACCCATCCTTGGAACCCGCCCGCAACAGGGCAACGACCATGA
- a CDS encoding T9SS type A sorting domain-containing protein, whose amino-acid sequence MNSRLQRSAWLAAAAIFLGPASAQLPTSVDISLDHDPGNQMLHVRFRANDFSFNELLSSVVFTIRWPESSTATLGFGASPWCPSPSVAFPVTPSSMQTPGNGYKYRTWTSIALVAIGDLIDDGGCEQSLPADEWEIVYDIPISNDPGGTAFEIAADQWTLDNNRAYFVSLNGVDATGAIFSTSTGSAIPEAATGFTIQPNPANQFIALSSPEGTSGLWQAEVFDAAGRSAMLANGQHWPAVIDVKSLMPGSYSAVLSVNGSLRTERFIIAR is encoded by the coding sequence ATGAACAGCAGATTGCAACGCTCCGCATGGCTGGCCGCAGCCGCTATTTTCCTCGGACCCGCGAGCGCGCAGCTTCCCACCAGCGTCGACATCTCTTTGGACCATGATCCCGGGAATCAAATGCTGCATGTCAGGTTCAGGGCCAATGATTTCAGTTTCAACGAGCTGTTGAGCAGCGTGGTGTTCACCATTCGCTGGCCTGAATCATCCACGGCCACCTTGGGCTTTGGCGCCAGCCCTTGGTGCCCTTCACCAAGCGTGGCTTTCCCCGTTACCCCATCAAGCATGCAAACGCCGGGGAACGGGTACAAGTACCGCACATGGACCTCCATTGCGCTTGTGGCGATCGGGGACCTGATCGATGACGGTGGATGCGAGCAGAGCCTTCCTGCCGATGAATGGGAGATCGTCTACGATATCCCCATCAGCAACGATCCGGGCGGGACTGCTTTCGAGATCGCAGCCGATCAGTGGACCTTGGACAATAACCGAGCGTACTTCGTGTCGCTGAACGGTGTTGACGCAACAGGAGCGATTTTCTCCACTTCCACGGGATCTGCCATTCCCGAAGCCGCCACGGGCTTCACGATCCAGCCGAATCCTGCGAACCAATTCATCGCATTATCCTCTCCGGAGGGAACCTCAGGCCTTTGGCAAGCGGAGGTCTTTGATGCTGCCGGTCGCTCAGCGATGCTCGCCAACGGTCAGCATTGGCCTGCCGTGATTGATGTGAAAAGCCTCATGCCTGGCTCTTATTCAGCTGTCCTCTCCGTGAACGGGTCCTTGCGCACGGAGCGCTTCATCATTGCCCGATGA
- a CDS encoding AAA family ATPase — MAALAARFVNSTNRHVFLTGKAGTGKTTFLHQLAASTHKRYVILAPTGIAALNAKGVTIHSQFLLPFGAFLPEKQRPHDIPEGAFHDQDTLTRRHPLNAIRRNVLREVDLLIIDEVSMLRADLLDAIDFRMRAVRQNRYQSFGGAQVLLIGDLFQLPPVVKDHELRVMQRYYASMHFFESRVIKEHGYAHIELDRIFRQQDGNFIHILNNLRNNTVTQEDVKELNRHYKPEISKEERDGVITLTTHNHKADELNQRALSQLPGISHAFVAEVEGDFPQSMHPVLERIELKVGAQVMFVKNDMEKAYFNGKLAKVEVLEKDGVTVRMDTGEPYKLKRETWENKRYVVNAATKEQQEEVLGTFEQYPVKLAWAITVHKSQGLTFSKAIIDVGHAFAPGQVYVALSRLRSLDGLILRTLIDPSVVSSDKDVVAFTNRGFGQEPLPQQLKASQRDYLKQLLAGTFDFGDMLRKVDYTQKDHPETAQFEDESMKTALKVFQEKLRSEEENTQKFRSQLIRLLHEDKREELLVRIEKGGAYYGELLHAQMKALFQHMAQAEMLSRTKEYTNALKEIDGMLMKKVATIAKVGYLTTCILNGVEVRRQKDIEQGLAAKRAAMVGEARAWAEAHKPKASGKSGRKRGRRNAEDSADGTGRSGSPPRAAGATYATTYALHKEGLTLEEIAAKRSMAKSTIEGHFARGIAEGEVDIAELMLESEREAIANWMRENPKEGLNGAAGHFQGRFGYGQLRMVQAWVKLEEQIR, encoded by the coding sequence ATGGCCGCGTTGGCCGCACGCTTCGTCAACAGCACCAACCGCCACGTCTTCCTCACCGGCAAGGCTGGCACCGGGAAGACCACCTTCCTGCACCAACTCGCCGCCAGCACGCATAAGCGCTATGTGATCCTGGCGCCTACGGGCATCGCGGCGCTCAACGCGAAGGGTGTCACCATCCATTCGCAATTCCTGCTGCCCTTCGGGGCCTTCCTTCCAGAGAAGCAGCGGCCGCACGACATCCCCGAGGGCGCCTTCCACGACCAGGACACGCTCACGCGGAGGCATCCGCTCAACGCCATCCGCCGCAATGTGCTGCGCGAAGTGGACCTGCTCATCATCGACGAGGTGAGCATGCTTCGCGCAGACCTGCTCGATGCCATCGACTTCCGTATGCGCGCCGTGCGGCAGAATCGATACCAGAGCTTCGGTGGCGCTCAGGTGCTGCTCATCGGCGACCTCTTCCAGCTGCCGCCCGTCGTGAAGGACCATGAATTGCGCGTGATGCAGCGCTACTACGCGAGCATGCACTTCTTCGAGAGCCGCGTGATCAAGGAGCACGGTTACGCGCACATCGAATTGGACAGGATCTTCCGCCAGCAGGATGGCAACTTCATCCATATCCTCAACAATCTGCGCAACAACACCGTCACGCAAGAGGATGTCAAAGAGCTGAACAGGCACTACAAGCCCGAGATCAGCAAGGAGGAAAGGGACGGCGTCATCACCCTGACCACCCACAATCACAAGGCGGATGAGCTGAACCAGCGCGCACTCTCCCAATTGCCCGGCATATCGCACGCGTTCGTGGCCGAGGTGGAAGGCGATTTCCCGCAGAGCATGCACCCGGTGCTCGAGCGCATCGAGCTGAAGGTGGGCGCGCAGGTCATGTTCGTGAAGAACGACATGGAGAAGGCGTACTTCAACGGCAAGCTTGCCAAGGTGGAAGTGTTGGAGAAGGATGGCGTCACGGTTCGCATGGATACGGGCGAACCCTATAAGCTGAAGCGCGAAACCTGGGAGAATAAGCGCTATGTGGTGAATGCCGCCACGAAGGAGCAACAGGAGGAAGTCCTCGGCACCTTCGAGCAGTATCCGGTCAAGCTGGCTTGGGCCATCACGGTGCATAAGAGCCAGGGCCTCACCTTCAGCAAGGCCATCATCGATGTAGGTCATGCCTTCGCGCCTGGGCAGGTCTATGTGGCGCTCTCTCGGCTGCGCTCCTTGGATGGATTGATCCTGCGCACGCTTATCGACCCCAGCGTGGTGAGCAGCGACAAGGACGTGGTGGCCTTCACGAACCGGGGCTTTGGGCAGGAGCCGCTTCCGCAGCAACTGAAGGCCAGCCAGCGTGACTACCTGAAGCAGCTGCTTGCAGGCACCTTCGACTTCGGCGACATGCTGCGCAAGGTGGACTACACGCAGAAGGATCATCCCGAAACCGCCCAGTTCGAGGACGAGAGCATGAAGACCGCCTTGAAGGTCTTCCAAGAGAAGCTGCGCAGCGAGGAGGAGAACACGCAGAAGTTCCGCAGCCAGTTGATCAGGCTGCTGCACGAAGACAAGCGTGAGGAATTGCTGGTGCGCATCGAGAAGGGCGGCGCCTACTACGGCGAGCTGCTGCATGCGCAGATGAAGGCGCTCTTCCAGCATATGGCGCAAGCAGAGATGCTGAGCCGCACCAAGGAGTACACCAATGCGCTGAAGGAGATCGACGGCATGCTGATGAAGAAGGTGGCCACCATCGCCAAGGTGGGCTACCTCACAACGTGCATCCTAAATGGTGTGGAGGTGAGGCGGCAGAAGGACATCGAGCAGGGTCTGGCTGCGAAGCGCGCGGCGATGGTCGGAGAGGCACGTGCATGGGCCGAGGCGCACAAGCCGAAGGCCAGCGGGAAATCCGGACGTAAACGCGGTCGCCGCAACGCTGAGGATTCTGCGGATGGCACCGGCAGGAGCGGGTCACCGCCCCGCGCAGCAGGGGCCACCTACGCCACAACCTACGCCCTGCACAAGGAAGGCCTCACGCTGGAGGAGATCGCTGCCAAGCGCAGCATGGCCAAGAGCACCATCGAAGGCCATTTCGCGCGGGGCATCGCTGAGGGCGAAGTGGACATCGCCGAGCTGATGCTGGAGAGCGAGCGCGAGGCCATCGCCAACTGGATGCGCGAGAACCCGAAAGAGGGCTTGAACGGTGCGGCGGGTCATTTCCAAGGGCGATTCGGCTATGGCCAATTGAGGATGGTGCAGGCTTGGGTGAAACTGGAGGAGCAGATCAGGTAG
- a CDS encoding T9SS type A sorting domain-containing protein, which yields MTNCICAGTLLDDDCEGNPGGPAQPGTACNDNNDCTINDLWDANCNCAGTFQDTDSDGVCDANDNCATVPGQIGSTCDDGNIGTENDVLNASCVCQGTPVGGCDYPVNLVIETDANGGETEWDIVLQGTETAVCSGGPYTGSNDAFIGEQCCLNTGCYELRVFDSAGDGMSSGGYVLSLLTGERLIDNRDNGNGFTEVSTIANGEGFCLPIGSSTLSVTSCDREWWTSGELINLNPEAAVTAVWNAFPAGSPERSNTGYQMWWFDPNGGFSFRRYQSHNTANSLPASSIRASRFVVNGWIGNQLEEGVLYNVRARSRVLGTYSEFGPTCRFRLDVQLAECPPTQLVNIPGHPEYSCGVTRQAPSSQKIWAFARPGADLYQFEFRVPSEGIQFLKTSTTHWTKLNWTGANALLNGTTYEVRVRISKNDGLSWCPYGDVCQVTIDNSTGELVTIGSESVGNQSMQETRMTVWPNPNRGELLNMSIDGFTATDAAFTFDLYDMLGNRVLSTTRAAQEGSVNGVLELPASLGTGIYVLHVTGAGNSWTERVVLQR from the coding sequence GTGACCAACTGCATCTGCGCGGGCACCCTGCTCGATGATGACTGCGAAGGCAACCCCGGCGGCCCTGCCCAGCCCGGAACCGCGTGCAACGACAACAACGACTGCACCATCAACGACCTGTGGGATGCCAACTGCAACTGCGCCGGCACCTTCCAGGACACTGACAGCGATGGCGTTTGCGACGCGAACGACAATTGCGCCACTGTGCCCGGCCAAATTGGCTCGACATGCGATGATGGGAACATCGGTACCGAGAACGATGTGTTGAATGCCAGCTGCGTTTGCCAGGGCACCCCAGTCGGAGGCTGCGACTACCCGGTGAACCTGGTGATTGAAACGGATGCGAACGGAGGTGAGACCGAATGGGATATCGTCCTTCAGGGCACCGAGACCGCCGTTTGCTCCGGAGGGCCTTACACCGGGTCGAACGACGCCTTCATTGGCGAGCAATGCTGCCTCAACACCGGATGCTATGAGCTGCGCGTGTTCGATAGCGCAGGCGATGGCATGAGCTCGGGTGGATATGTGCTCAGCCTCCTCACCGGTGAACGCCTGATCGACAACCGTGACAACGGAAACGGCTTCACCGAGGTGAGCACCATCGCGAACGGCGAGGGCTTCTGCTTGCCGATCGGATCTTCGACCCTCAGTGTCACTTCCTGCGACAGGGAATGGTGGACTTCGGGTGAGTTGATCAATTTGAATCCTGAAGCGGCCGTGACCGCCGTTTGGAATGCATTCCCTGCAGGTAGCCCGGAGCGCAGCAATACCGGCTACCAGATGTGGTGGTTCGATCCCAATGGTGGATTCAGCTTCCGCCGGTATCAAAGCCACAACACCGCCAACAGCTTGCCCGCCAGCTCCATCCGGGCCTCACGGTTCGTGGTTAATGGCTGGATCGGCAATCAGCTTGAGGAAGGCGTGCTTTATAACGTCCGTGCTCGCAGCCGCGTCCTTGGCACCTACTCGGAATTCGGACCCACATGCCGGTTCCGCCTCGATGTGCAACTGGCAGAGTGCCCCCCCACTCAGCTGGTGAACATTCCCGGTCATCCGGAGTATTCCTGCGGTGTTACTCGCCAAGCACCGTCAAGCCAGAAGATCTGGGCATTCGCCCGCCCAGGTGCCGACCTCTATCAATTCGAGTTCCGCGTGCCATCTGAGGGCATCCAATTCCTGAAGACCTCGACCACGCACTGGACCAAGCTCAATTGGACAGGCGCGAACGCTCTCTTGAATGGCACGACTTACGAGGTGCGCGTGCGCATCTCCAAGAATGATGGCCTGAGCTGGTGCCCATACGGCGACGTCTGCCAAGTGACCATTGATAACAGCACAGGTGAGCTGGTGACCATTGGTTCTGAAAGCGTTGGGAACCAGAGCATGCAGGAGACCCGCATGACCGTGTGGCCAAATCCGAACCGCGGAGAGCTTCTCAACATGAGCATCGATGGCTTCACAGCCACGGATGCGGCATTCACCTTCGACCTGTACGACATGCTGGGCAACCGTGTGCTATCGACCACACGCGCCGCTCAGGAAGGATCAGTGAATGGGGTGCTTGAGCTGCCCGCGAGCCTTGGCACCGGCATCTATGTGCTGCACGTGACCGGAGCCGGAAACAGCTGGACCGAGCGCGTGGTGCTACAACGCTGA
- a CDS encoding MoxR family ATPase, which translates to MSSDVQSVERFGDQYRRLKAEVNKVIIGQDAVVDHVLLGIFSRGHCLLVGVPGLAKTLLVNTVARALGLTFNRIQFTPDLMPSDIIGSEILGEDRHFRFIKGPLFANIVLADEINRTPPKTQAALLEALQEKAVTAAGQTHRLPDPFFVLATQNPIEQEGTYPLPEAQLDRFMFDIRVDYPSFAEELAVVKATTSDEQPELRPVLTAEEIIHFQGLVRRVPVAENVLEYAVKLATRTRPGLVTAPAIINDNVGWGAGPRASQYLVIGAKAHALAHGRFSPDIADVQAVALPILRHRIVRNYKAEAEGVTVDRIVKELL; encoded by the coding sequence ATGAGCAGCGACGTGCAGAGCGTAGAGCGGTTCGGCGATCAGTATCGCCGGCTGAAAGCCGAAGTGAACAAGGTGATCATCGGTCAGGATGCCGTGGTGGACCATGTGCTCCTGGGCATTTTCAGCCGAGGGCATTGCCTTCTGGTCGGCGTGCCTGGATTGGCGAAGACCTTGCTGGTGAATACTGTGGCGCGCGCGCTCGGATTGACATTCAATCGCATCCAGTTCACCCCTGATCTGATGCCGAGCGACATCATCGGCAGCGAGATACTTGGTGAGGACCGTCACTTCCGCTTCATCAAAGGGCCGCTTTTCGCCAACATCGTCCTGGCCGATGAGATCAACCGCACCCCGCCGAAGACCCAGGCCGCGTTGCTCGAAGCCTTGCAGGAGAAAGCCGTGACCGCGGCCGGCCAGACCCACCGTTTGCCAGATCCTTTCTTCGTGCTCGCTACGCAGAACCCGATCGAGCAGGAAGGCACCTATCCCCTTCCAGAAGCGCAGCTAGACCGGTTCATGTTCGACATCCGGGTCGATTACCCCTCCTTCGCTGAGGAGCTCGCCGTGGTGAAAGCCACCACCAGCGATGAACAACCCGAATTGAGGCCTGTTCTCACGGCCGAGGAGATCATCCATTTCCAAGGCCTCGTGCGTCGGGTACCGGTTGCCGAGAATGTGCTTGAGTACGCCGTTAAGCTCGCTACACGGACGCGGCCTGGCTTGGTTACCGCACCGGCCATCATCAACGATAACGTGGGTTGGGGTGCGGGCCCGAGGGCCTCGCAATACCTGGTGATCGGTGCGAAGGCGCATGCCTTGGCCCACGGAAGGTTCTCTCCCGACATCGCGGATGTGCAGGCCGTGGCCCTGCCGATCCTGCGACACCGGATCGTTCGCAACTACAAGGCGGAGGCCGAGGGCGTTACCGTGGACCGCATCGTGAAGGAACTGCTCTGA
- a CDS encoding T9SS type A sorting domain-containing protein — MKHLSSLIALAATVSLHAQTFNTWGTGQGLPNADVRDVAVAPDGKIWVATASGIASFDGTTFNTYSVGSHPTFLNDDTYAIEVLDNGDVWVGTDFGLSVLQGSTFTNYTTANGLSDNEIKNIKQAPNGDVWLATINGATRFSASTFTAFGSPSIPFGGTTHVAFASNGDVLLSGGLGGVLVYNGTAFTAITTTQGLLSNRIRSIAVSNAQEKWVGTADGISVLSAANTHIVDHEAFFVLPPPDELNPVTDMLIDNAGRVWAAVYVDYLVTEGGVSVYADNAWSQYEEDDGLAGPNVRRLAMDAQGDIWVATSTGLTEISGIGIGIEEHEAGSFRVFPNPAGAFIEVMLNTSTGSTVIDVLDASGRSVLSDRATGHRFRLDVASLRAGLYAMRIGGEVVRFMVER, encoded by the coding sequence ATGAAGCACCTTTCCTCACTGATTGCACTGGCTGCAACCGTTAGCCTCCACGCGCAGACCTTCAACACCTGGGGCACCGGCCAAGGGCTTCCCAATGCCGATGTGCGCGACGTTGCCGTTGCTCCGGACGGGAAGATCTGGGTCGCCACGGCCTCTGGCATCGCCTCCTTCGACGGCACCACGTTCAACACGTACAGTGTCGGTTCGCACCCCACCTTCCTGAATGATGACACTTATGCCATCGAGGTCCTTGACAACGGCGACGTGTGGGTTGGCACCGATTTCGGCTTGAGTGTTCTGCAGGGCAGCACCTTCACCAACTACACGACGGCCAATGGCCTTAGCGACAACGAGATCAAGAACATCAAACAGGCGCCCAATGGCGATGTTTGGCTGGCCACGATCAACGGCGCCACGCGGTTCAGCGCAAGCACCTTCACGGCATTCGGCTCACCGAGCATCCCATTCGGCGGCACTACGCACGTGGCGTTCGCCAGCAATGGCGATGTGCTGTTGAGCGGAGGCTTAGGCGGGGTGCTGGTGTACAATGGCACTGCATTCACGGCGATCACCACCACCCAAGGCTTGCTCAGCAACCGCATCCGCAGCATCGCGGTGAGCAATGCGCAGGAGAAATGGGTTGGCACTGCCGATGGCATCTCGGTGCTCAGTGCCGCCAACACGCACATCGTTGACCACGAGGCCTTCTTCGTGCTGCCGCCGCCCGACGAGTTGAATCCGGTAACCGATATGCTCATCGACAATGCAGGTCGGGTGTGGGCGGCGGTGTACGTGGACTACCTCGTGACTGAAGGAGGCGTCAGCGTTTACGCCGACAATGCCTGGTCTCAGTACGAGGAAGACGACGGGCTTGCAGGCCCGAACGTGCGCCGTCTCGCCATGGATGCGCAAGGCGATATCTGGGTGGCCACCAGCACTGGCCTCACGGAGATCAGCGGCATCGGAATCGGAATTGAAGAGCATGAGGCGGGGTCCTTCCGGGTGTTCCCCAATCCAGCAGGCGCCTTCATCGAGGTCATGCTTAACACGTCCACGGGAAGTACCGTGATCGATGTGCTGGATGCCAGCGGCCGTTCGGTGCTTTCGGATCGCGCCACTGGGCACCGGTTCCGCTTGGATGTGGCGTCGCTGCGAGCCGGGCTCTATGCGATGCGGATCGGCGGCGAGGTGGTTCGTTTCATGGTGGAGCGTTGA